CTTCACAAATGAGGATACACATCTGGTGAAGAAGTTCACACTCTATGTGGAGGATAACTGGAACAAGTGTGACATGGTGGCCATCTTCCTGTTCATTGTCGGTGTCACCTGCAGGTCTGTGGGGCCCAGAGGCCTGACGGGGGACACCTCAGTTGGGCTAGTGGGCCGGGCCACCTGCACATGAAGCCGCAGAAGGCCTCAGAAATCCCAGCTTGTCTGGCCCCCATGCTGTGTGTCCTCACACAGGAGGAAGCTCCTTCTCGTCTGTGGGCACTAGCAGCCCAtccaaccccccaccctcccccaggaTGGTGCCCTCGGTGTTTGAGGCGGGTCGCACAGTGCTCGCTGTTGACTTCATGGTGTTCACGCTCCGACTCATCCACATCTTTGCCATCCACAAGCAGCTGGGCCCCAAGATCATCATCGTGGAGCGCATGGTGAGCCCCTGCCGCACCTGGCCTGCCCTGGCCCCCGGCGGCTGGCGAGATGGCGCCCCCCAGCCCGATGACCACTGacactctcctctcttcccctccccgccccccgcccccgggagaTGAAGGAcgtctttttcttcctcttcttcctgagcGTGTGGCTTGTGGCCTACGGCGTGACCACACAGGCCCTGCTGCACCCCCACGACGGCCGCCTGGAGTGGGTCTTCCGCCGCGTGCTCTACCGGCCCTACCTGCAGATCTTCGGGCAAATCCCACTGGACGAGATCGATGGTCAGCACACGGCCCCGGGGAGGGGCAGTGCCTCTGAGGCAGCTGGGAGTGGGACCTGAACTTCAGGGTACAGCCAGATGGGGTCCAGTTTAGTCTCCTTTTAGAACACCCAGacatggggcctttgggaggggcCTTTTGGGGCCATGTGAGGCCCCAGCCAGGAGCTAGCCGAGATGGGTCTCTGCGGCCAGCCCCCAGGCCCTACAGCCCAGGGGCAGCTCCAGGCTGATCTTTGTTGGTCACAGGGCCCCCAGACTTTGGGCCccaggagagaaactgaggtgtGAGACTGCAAAGCAGGCAGGGGCCAGCCTCTGCTTTGGGATGGTCTGGaccaggggctgccctggtccACCCCTCCCCGTCACGAGGCCAGCCCCACACCCCAGAGCCTCTGCCCTCCTGGAGGACCCTGCAGGACCGCAGGCCCACATCACCCACCCACCTGCCAGAGGCTCCGCATCAGGCCCTGTGCCCCCGAGGCCAGGCCCCTGTGCTGTGAGGCCGTTGCTGACAATACCCTTGCTgctcctggggacacagcccagtgCGTGCCTTACCTACTGTGTGTGTGGCCTACCAGAGGGTGCAGGTATCTCCAAGGCGGCCCTCATGTGGGCTGAGGCCAGTGGAGGTTCCAAGAATTTTCCAGGACCGTGGGTACAGTGGGGGTAGAGCTGCTCTGCCTCCAGAACCTGTGGCCCTAGGTGAGACTGCGGTCAGGAGGAGGGGAACATGGGACCAGTGCCCACAGGCTGACCATGGGCCTGGTGTGCTAGGACTGGGGTGTCCTAAGACAGGAACTTTCAGTGCTAAGCCAACTAATCCCCAGCCAGCCAGGACAGGTGGGCCACGCAGCCCGTGCCCTCAGAGCCTGGATGGCCTCAACCCTAGGACCAAGCTCTCAAGATCTAACAGTGTCATACAAGGTGTCCCCCCAATGCCACTTGTTTCAGAATCCCGTGTGAACTGCTCCCTGCACCCCCGACTGCACGAGGGCTCCCCGTCCTGCCCTAACCTCTACGCCAACTGGCTGGTCATCCTCCTGCTGGTCACCTTCCTGCTGGTCACCAACGTGCTGCTCATGAACCTGCTGATTGCCATGTTCAGGTGGCCCAAGCCCtgttctccctctacttgtgggTGGTCCCGGTGgcccctgggccccagccctCCAGACCCGGGGCTGAAAGTGCCTCTCTGCCCCCAAGGGTCTGGGGCTTATGTGGGGAGAGGCCTGGAGGTAGGGTGTCACCCCAAACTGGCAGAGCTGGAGGAGGGTGATGCAGTGAAGGACAGGTGTGGGGAAGGGTTGCAGTGGGGGCCGGCTGCCAGGGCAGGTTTGCACTGGGAAGCCTGGGCTGTCCAGGAGAGCGGAGGGCAGAGTGAACCCCCTTCTATACACACCCCGCAAGCGAGATGAGCGGCCAGAGGCAATCACAGGAGAAGAGGTGGGGAGCTCTGTCCACGAGGACCCCACGGCCCCAGGAGCAGTCTGCGGCCGCAGAGGGACCGGGATGGGAGCACACGGGGTGCTTGTGTGTTCACCGCCGCCCACACGCCTGCCCCACAGCTACACATTCCAGGTCGTGCAGGGCAATGCCGACATGTTCTGGAAGTTCCAGCGCTACCACCTCATCGTGGAGTACCACGAGCGCCCCGCCCTGGCGCCACCCTTCATCCTCCTCAGCCACCTGAGCCTGGTGATCAAGAGGGTCTTCCAGAAGGGGGCTGAGCAGAAGCGGGTGCACCTGGGTGAGGCCACAGGGCAGGCCGCGTGCAGGGGGATGGGCGAGGTGCCAGGTGGGCAGAGGCCCGGGTCCCCTCCTCAGCCCCCAAGGCCCAGAGCAGCTGACATGGGCTgcgccccctgccctccctccacctcatCCCCAGGGCCTGTGCACAGTAACCGGTAGGGCCGGGGGTGGGCCTCGCTGGtgccagggctcctggggccgGATACCCGCTGGGCACAGCCTGGGCTCCCCTGGCCCTGGGGCCCACCTGGCTCCAGCCAAGCCTGTGGCTACCCCGGCTTCCCAGAGAGAGACTTGCCGGAGCCCCTGGACCAGAAGATGGTCACCTGGGAGGCGGTCCAGAAAGAGAACTACCTGAGCAagctggagaagcagaggaaggacagCAAGGAGGAGGTGCTACGAAAAACAGCCCACAGGTACACAGGGGCTTTACGGGCGCCCCggagcccccaccccctggcctggAGACCGGGGACTGCGTCCCCCACCCCACAGGCCGCCAAGAGGGGCTGGCAAGGAGGGCGGGTGAGGTGCCTGCTGAGGGAGGGCCAGACCCCGAGTGGGGCGCCTGAGGTTGTGAGAGCCCCTCCGAGACCCCTGCCATCATCACTGCTGGGCGGCGGGCGGCTTAAAGCTGGCGTGGCCCTCCCTGCCAGTCACAGGTCCAGCCACAGGTCCGAGTGGGGGTGGCCGAAGctgagaggggcaggggggcccCTCCTTGCTCTGCGGCCTCCTGAACAAattcccccctgcccctgcccctgggtcCCCCTAAAACGGTCTGTGCCCACTGTCCCATCAGGCCTGCGGCTCCTGCCTGCCTTCATCCCCTGCCCTCACTGGCAACCCCTTAGCCCATCACACTCCCAGGGAGGGCAGAAAGGCTCTGTACCCTGATCTGGGGATGACGGGCAAGGGCAGACCACTCCACGCAGAGGCCTCGGTGATCCCAAACCCACTCAAAGGGCCTGGGTGACCAGGGAAAGGGAGGATGGAGAGATTGCCCAAATGGAGAGCACCCCATGCCAACCAGCTTCTGCTACAGGGTGGACTCTGTAGCCCAGTACCTCGGGGGCCTGAGAGAGCAAGAAAAGCGCATCAAGCGTTTGGAGTCACAGGTAGGCAGGCCAACCTCATGCTCCTCTGACCTGGGGCCCTCACCCATAGCCCTGTACCCCAACATCCAAACTAACAGGTCCACAGCCAGGCTTGGGCTCAGGAGGCAGTGTAGGGAGAGGCCCTGGGGGGTGCAGGAGCTGTACCTGCCCCCGTTAAGTGATCCCTCACTGTCCACACCTGCAGCCTTGCTCTCACGCCCATTCCCTCGAGTACAGACCCCAAAGGGGAGGGTCATAGGCTAGCAGGGGCCCCGGGGATTCCCTGGATGTTCTCCCTCCTCTAGATCAACTACTGTACGGTGCTCCTGTCCTCCATGGCCCCGAGCAGCACCTCCTGGAGTAAGTGTGTGTCCGGAGAAGACAGGGCTGCGGGAGGGGCACAGGCTTGCCTGGGGGCAGGCAGAAGCCTGTTAAGCTCTGCTGTGTCATCTGCCTTTCTGTTCTGCAAGGGGACTGGCCCAGGCCTCTGATGGCCCTTGGTGGGAGGTGGTCTTTAGGGTGGGGCAGGTGCCCTCTGCCAAAGCCCACCACCTCAGCCAGGCGTGACGCCGTGGCCATTCAGACTCCCTTTCCTGGGCCTACCCCCCTGGACACCCAGCAGCTAGGGGTCCTTCTTCCTCACCAGACTCCCAGAACTTCAAAGGTGGACACCAGCAGGCCTCTGCTGACCACAGAGGGGGTGCAGACAGCAGGAAGCACCCAGAGGCTGGCCGGCCGCTCTCAGACACCTGAGCTACTTGGACTCCTGGCACACAGGGCCCACCTCTCCCCGAGCCCCAGATCAGGATGGGAAGGCAGGGTCTTGGCCCTTAGCTGGCCATTCCAAGGCCCTATGGACACACCAACCTTCCCCTACCTCTAGTGCAGCCCTCAGTGGGATGTAGCTCTCAGCCTTGTCAAAAGAAACCACCCCTTGCCCTGCCGGGTACCCTCTCCACCTGGAAGCACGGTGGTGTATGGTAGGCCCTCCTCCAGACTGGTGGAACCTGTGGGCCCCTACCCAAAACTGCCCAGCTCAGGCCAAAGCACTTATCTGGTGGGCAAATTTTGGGGCCTGTACCTGTCTCCTATCAGACCCATGTTGCCTGTtaaaagactcattttttttttttttaaacactagcAGCTACAACTTCTGCTCTTTAGGACCTGGGGTCAGGGGTTTCCTACGCACACTGGTTCCCACCCCTGCACACCCTCAACTGCTCACGTGGCAAATGCTGTCCTGAGAAAAcctgccctgtgtgtgtgtgtgtgtgtgttggggaggggggtaGGGGCTGGCTCCTGTGCTTGCCCGAGCTACATCCTGGGACAGGATGGCTTAACTCTGCTAGGTCCCGCCACCAGGACCAGGGGAGACATCTGTGTCTGGTCTGCCTTCCCGGACACCCTCAGGGGTCCATGCACCCCAACCCAAGGTTGGGCCAGTCACACCAGCAGTGCCCCTGCACACGGCTCAGCTGTTCTGGAGATGTGACCAGGACACTGGTCATCATCACACATGGCCCGGATGAGGAAGTCCTTGACCCCACTCACATTCCGGCCTCCTGGAGACCCATCTCATCACCCTGTTGGGGGCAGAAGCTGGACACCTGGGACTGTGAGGTTGCCCCCTCGAGGGCCTGGGGCCTTCTCCACCTCTTGCTCTGGATCAGGAGAGCTGGAAAGAGGGCCTGCTGGTGAACCCAGGCAAGCATTTAAAAAGCCTCTATGCCCACTGGAGATTAAGTTGGAGAGGCTCAAATGAGAGAACCGGGTGTTGGGTGTACAGCATGGCAGACAATGGCCCGAGGCGCAGGatctacacaaacacacacacacaaagtctaAGCAACACCCAAAACCTTTACTGTGGCCCCACAGGCATGTGGTGGGCCAGGGTCTTTGCTGTCCACTGGCAAGCTGTCTGCTTCAGAGACCACTATCCCGAGCCCTAGCCCAGGCTGCTGGCGCCTCACACTGGCAGACCGCTGGCTCCCTTTCCAGGGCAGGGGGCCCCAAGCTCCACTCCACTCCAAGTGGCCAGTGACCCCGGCTGCCCTCCTCCACCGCATGGTCAGGAAACGCCAGCCAGGCAGTCTCTTCTCTCAAATCTCTGCACCTGGAGCCTCAGGTGTGTTGTTCTTGTTCCGGAAATGGTCCCTGCTCCGCTTCCTGCTACCATGGAAGCCAACAGTCTCCACCACTGGGGGCCCCACCGCTGACCTAGCATGGGCAGCCCCCTGTGGCACGTCCACTTCCTGTAGCCCCCCGTGGGGGCTGTTCTCTTCCTCAGCCTCTGGGCTCCCAGGCCCTGCCAGGTGGGCCAGCTCCACAGGGCCCTCGCCCCCTGCtgctcccaggtccccaggggcaCCCCTGCCTGACTCTCCTGCCTTCCTCAGGGCCCTCTTCCTCTCAGGCCTGGCCTCGCCAGCTCGGGCCGGTTTGGTGAAGATGACTCTTCCCTCCCCACAGCTGGAGGGATCCTGGTTGAAGGACGGCATGTAGTCTCTGGGGCCAGCCAGGCTCTGGGAGCTCAGGAAGGCCAGGGCGGCAGCCTGATTGCTCTGCTCACTGACCTCGGCTACGTTTTCCAGGCTGTACTTGGTCCAGCGCTCAGGGTGGGCCATGTAGTCAGGGATGGGGGGCAACTTCGTGGGGGCAGGGCTCTGACTGGCCCTGCCCGGGCCCTCTCCTGGACGCTGGTGTGAGGATGCTGGTGGCTGCATGAAATCCCCATGGTCACCCGGGTCTTGCCTGGCTGCGTCCTCCAGGCAGTCAAAGATGTTGCGGCTGCGCCAGGAGAAGGTGGAGCTCGTGCCTCTCAGGTGGAAGGGCTGTACTGAGGCTGTGGGGAGGCCTTTTGGAGGCAAAGGGGTCTCATCGGGGTCTGAGtccccctgggcctccccagacAGCACCCCCGGGGGCAGAGCTTCCATCTCAGTACCGCCAGGCAAGCTGAAATCGGAGTCCGAGTCACTGAGAGAGACGGTGTCGGAAGGCAGAGCGTCATCCTCTGTTCCTCGCTCGGCTTCCAGGGGCTCTCCTACCCCTACCTCAGACATGTGTCCCAGGGCCACCACACCTAGACCAGAACAGCCCAAAGAGTTCGTTTCTGAGGATTGCACCCATTTAGGACGGGCCCCTCCTATAAACCCACAGTCCCTGGGCAGGCGGCAGGGCCAGAAGGAAGAGCTATGTCCTACCAAACAAAGGACAGAGATTCccacacccgccccccccccaacgtCTCACCTCCGTTGTCTGATGAACGTCTGTGCAGACACCAGAATTCTGGTGGGTGAAGTCCCGGCAAAGGCGCCCGGTGGCCTCAGTCCCGGCTCCGCTTAGCTGCTCAACTGTAGCGGGCAGAAGGTGGGAAGGACAAATCGTCAGGGAGCACCAGGGCAAAGCGGTACCGCGACCCCCAGGGGGCGGTCCTGGGTTTccggggcccaggcccaggccggcCTGGACGCAGACCCTTCGGGAAGATCGTCATTCAGCCCTCTTGAGCTAAGTCCAGGGGCCCGCTGGGGGTTAGGCAGGCAGCAGCCAGGGCCCAGCCCGGGGGCAGCAGCAGGCTCTGCGCTCCACGACGGCGCTCGACCAGGCGGCCCGTCCACGAGCTGCTCGGCACAGCTGCGCCACCTGCCTGGGCAAGGCAAGGGCTGCCCCTGCCTGCCCAGACGCCCCGGGACTCCACGCGGGTCTGCAGCCGGGGCCTCCGCGTCTGACCGTCAGGCCCGCGGGGAAGTGGGGGGTCAGCGGCCGCCCGGGGCATCCTTGCGGGCAGGGCAAGCCCGCGGCTCCGGCAGCAGCCTCTCCTGGCACGTCCCCGCGAGGGAAGGAGCTCCGGAGGGCGGGGCGCCGCCGCGACCTGGGGGGGCGGCCGGG
This is a stretch of genomic DNA from Canis aureus isolate CA01 chromosome 21, VMU_Caureus_v.1.0, whole genome shotgun sequence. It encodes these proteins:
- the TSSC4 gene encoding U5 small nuclear ribonucleoprotein TSSC4 isoform X1, whose amino-acid sequence is MSEVGVGEPLEAERGTEDDALPSDTVSLSDSDSDFSLPGGTEMEALPPGVLSGEAQGDSDPDETPLPPKGLPTASVQPFHLRGTSSTFSWRSRNIFDCLEDAARQDPGDHGDFMQPPASSHQRPGEGPGRASQSPAPTKLPPIPDYMAHPERWTKYSLENVAEVSEQSNQAAALAFLSSQSLAGPRDYMPSFNQDPSSCGEGRVIFTKPARAGEARPERKRALRKAGESGRGAPGDLGAAGGEGPVELAHLAGPGSPEAEEENSPHGGLQEVDVPQGAAHARSAVGPPVVETVGFHGSRKRSRDHFRNKNNTPEAPGAEI
- the TSSC4 gene encoding U5 small nuclear ribonucleoprotein TSSC4 isoform X2 encodes the protein MSEVGVGEPLEAERGTEDDALPSDTVSLSDSDSDFSLPGGLPTASVQPFHLRGTSSTFSWRSRNIFDCLEDAARQDPGDHGDFMQPPASSHQRPGEGPGRASQSPAPTKLPPIPDYMAHPERWTKYSLENVAEVSEQSNQAAALAFLSSQSLAGPRDYMPSFNQDPSSCGEGRVIFTKPARAGEARPERKRALRKAGESGRGAPGDLGAAGGEGPVELAHLAGPGSPEAEEENSPHGGLQEVDVPQGAAHARSAVGPPVVETVGFHGSRKRSRDHFRNKNNTPEAPGAEI